GTCAGGACGACCACCGACTTTCCTTCCGCCGGCACGTGCCACATCACCCCCCGATATCCGGGAACCAGCCCGCCGTGACCCCAGACCCGGTTCTCGAGGTCCGGGCGGAGCAACTCCACCCCCAGGCCGTATCCGGAGTGGCGGGCAGCGAAGGGCCCCGGTGAGGTCATCCGGCGTACTGCAGCCGGCGGCACCACCTCGCCCGCCGCGAACGCTTCGATGAACTTCATCAGGTCGGGCGCAGTCGACACCAGGGCCCCGGCCGCCCCCTCGCTGGTCTCCAGGGCCGGCCACGGGGCTGGGACGAGCTCGGTGACCCCGTCGTTGTCCAGGTCGAAGTAGCCCGGGATCAGGCGACCGGACGGCTCCTCCCCGCCGGCTATGTAGCTGGCGGTCATGCCCAGCGGGTTGAGGATCCGCTCCCGGACCTCGGCGTGCCACGGGCGGCCGGTGGCCCCCTCGATCACC
This window of the Actinomycetota bacterium genome carries:
- a CDS encoding serine hydrolase domain-containing protein, encoding ITKMLVATVVMQLKEEDRLSLDDPVVDHLPRPTPVAKLLDGVTVEDLLAHTSGLPDSGRSSELVEALVDHPDRAWTVDGVLKIVAKSEPEFAPGSAYAYSNTNYLILGEVIEGATGRPWHAEVRERILNPLGMTASYIAGGEEPSGRLIPGYFDLDNDGVTELVPAPWPALETSEGAAGALVSTAPDLMKFIEAFAAGEVVPPAAVRRMTSPGPFAARHSGYGLGVELLRPDLENRVWGHGGLVPGYRGVMWHVPAEGKSVVVLTNESRSRPDGLAETLLRMTSD